The following proteins are encoded in a genomic region of Dyadobacter sp. UC 10:
- a CDS encoding HU domain-containing protein, with the protein MIAVETVLRKLISEYEFVIIPGFGALISHHIPATYDKGSGLFSPPAKKLAFNEYLKLDDGLLANYISRQEKWTHSEAVDYVKNYTDRLKLTLESSGQASVAGIGEFGKNVEGKLVFEPKTEKYFKDEWYGFEKIKVKHFNKAFEPKVASEQYTVDEEVEVLEFGDDKIRSFNWVRWATAAVITGLLCGLSFFMVNSENRDIQSTLNPFTELFSKPEKPTEAPAEEIKASAETPVPVMTDSVAEKAVVIDSVRVDIPVTPAAPVIKPVARFYVVAGAFKGPKHAKVLLEDLKAKGFENAVIIPGDKYSTKVKVATSVFETEKEAYRASSKLKSVIGQPGWVFKGRKSNI; encoded by the coding sequence ATGATCGCAGTTGAAACCGTATTAAGAAAACTCATTAGCGAGTACGAATTTGTAATTATTCCAGGGTTTGGTGCACTTATATCACACCATATTCCGGCGACTTACGATAAAGGCTCCGGTTTGTTTTCACCGCCGGCAAAGAAGCTGGCGTTCAACGAATACCTTAAACTGGACGATGGCCTGCTGGCTAATTATATTTCGCGGCAGGAAAAATGGACACATTCGGAAGCGGTTGACTACGTTAAAAACTATACTGATCGTTTGAAGTTGACGCTTGAATCCTCCGGACAAGCTAGTGTAGCGGGCATTGGAGAATTTGGAAAGAACGTCGAGGGTAAGCTTGTTTTTGAACCAAAGACTGAGAAATACTTTAAAGACGAGTGGTACGGATTCGAAAAAATTAAGGTAAAGCACTTTAATAAAGCATTCGAACCCAAAGTTGCCAGCGAGCAGTATACGGTTGATGAAGAAGTTGAGGTGCTGGAATTTGGAGACGATAAAATACGCTCATTTAATTGGGTCAGGTGGGCAACAGCCGCAGTTATCACTGGTCTGCTGTGCGGTCTCAGCTTTTTTATGGTAAATTCTGAAAACAGAGATATCCAAAGTACCCTGAACCCATTTACCGAATTGTTTTCTAAACCAGAAAAGCCGACTGAAGCGCCCGCAGAAGAAATCAAAGCTAGTGCTGAGACACCAGTTCCTGTGATGACGGATTCGGTTGCAGAGAAGGCTGTCGTAATAGATTCAGTTCGTGTTGATATTCCTGTAACGCCGGCGGCCCCGGTAATCAAACCGGTTGCCAGGTTTTATGTTGTTGCCGGAGCTTTTAAAGGACCTAAGCATGCGAAAGTTTTGTTGGAAGACCTCAAAGCAAAAGGGTTCGAGAATGCGGTGATCATTCCGGGCGATAAGTACAGCACGAAAGTCAAGGTCGCGACCAGCGTATTTGAGACCGAAAAAGAAGCTTACAGGGCCTCTTCGAAGCTTAAATCGGTCATCGGCCAGCCCGGTTGGGTTTTTAAGGGCAGAAAGAGCAATATCTAG
- a CDS encoding TonB-dependent receptor: MIRIQASRFVILSLASAFVSNGAFAQRGEIESQTYEIVKEKSIEFAPANRVFDKVQPIKGESGKTKVNYEIIDPKINISAPKLTPAVGASTDEKKNEEKDVLNNYIKLGGGNYGRFLGEAFVGGRPAEDLAFTAQLKHLSAANGPVDNKNSANAATNIKLGGKYIRSTYKVDANLEYDRKNYYFYGYQPQPEGVIVDRDTIRQTVNQFGVNLGFENTDASVLVDYSVKTSLNSLRDRYSGSELDWGTKLNASIPITEEFYALLEADAFLSQRVDQFTYHRNLFRVKPTFKYVTEGFTVSAGLNVVNETDSELNINKTKAFPVLNVDVTPVSGLHIYGGWNGDIVRNTLRSMLSENQWLGPNVLIVNSEKTSEISGGVKGEISGGFNYEGKVAYTSYRNFYNFNNSLADTSRFSIIYDTGKTKVLTISAQVGYNYNDAFKTSLKANFFDYAVANVEEAWHRPDLTINWFNALSISKKLFVTADFYMLRGLKAKNFQSGVVTKLPVIADLNFKIDYLLTKNFSAFVSLNNVFGKQYQRYQYYPQQGLNFIGGLSFSF, encoded by the coding sequence ATGATTAGAATCCAAGCATCAAGATTTGTCATACTCTCCTTAGCATCCGCATTCGTTTCAAACGGTGCATTCGCTCAAAGGGGGGAGATTGAAAGCCAGACCTACGAAATCGTCAAGGAAAAAAGCATAGAGTTTGCGCCTGCGAACCGGGTTTTTGACAAGGTACAGCCAATCAAGGGTGAGAGTGGGAAGACCAAGGTCAACTACGAGATAATAGATCCGAAGATCAATATATCTGCGCCCAAGCTTACACCTGCAGTAGGTGCCTCCACAGATGAGAAAAAGAACGAAGAAAAAGATGTACTTAACAACTACATCAAACTCGGAGGGGGAAATTACGGACGCTTTTTGGGAGAAGCATTCGTAGGCGGACGGCCCGCAGAGGATCTGGCGTTTACTGCACAATTGAAGCATTTGTCAGCTGCCAACGGACCTGTCGACAACAAGAATTCAGCTAATGCCGCAACGAATATCAAGCTGGGCGGAAAGTATATCAGAAGTACTTACAAAGTAGACGCCAATCTGGAATACGATCGCAAAAACTATTATTTCTATGGTTATCAGCCTCAGCCCGAAGGCGTAATTGTCGATAGAGATACGATCCGGCAAACAGTGAACCAATTCGGCGTAAATCTTGGGTTTGAAAATACAGACGCCTCGGTGCTGGTCGATTATTCGGTTAAAACCAGTCTGAACTCATTACGCGACCGATACAGCGGATCTGAATTGGATTGGGGGACGAAGTTAAATGCTTCTATTCCTATCACGGAAGAGTTTTACGCCCTGCTGGAAGCAGACGCATTTCTTTCACAGCGGGTAGATCAGTTCACTTATCACCGGAATCTGTTCCGGGTGAAACCAACATTTAAGTACGTTACCGAGGGTTTTACAGTATCGGCGGGACTTAACGTTGTTAACGAAACTGACAGCGAATTGAACATTAATAAAACAAAAGCATTTCCTGTTCTGAATGTGGATGTTACGCCGGTGAGCGGCCTTCACATTTATGGGGGCTGGAATGGTGATATTGTCAGGAATACACTCAGAAGTATGTTGAGTGAAAATCAATGGCTGGGTCCAAATGTACTGATCGTCAATTCTGAAAAGACTTCCGAAATAAGCGGAGGCGTGAAAGGAGAGATTTCGGGCGGATTCAACTATGAGGGTAAAGTAGCCTATACCAGTTACCGGAACTTCTACAACTTTAACAACTCCCTTGCGGACACTTCCCGGTTTTCTATTATCTATGACACTGGAAAAACCAAAGTCCTGACAATCTCTGCACAGGTCGGTTACAACTATAATGATGCCTTCAAAACCTCACTTAAAGCGAATTTTTTCGATTATGCAGTTGCAAATGTAGAAGAAGCCTGGCACCGCCCGGATCTTACGATCAACTGGTTCAATGCATTGTCGATCAGTAAAAAGCTATTTGTTACGGCTGATTTTTATATGCTGAGAGGATTAAAAGCAAAAAATTTCCAGAGCGGAGTTGTTACAAAACTGCCTGTTATTGCAGACCTGAACTTCAAGATAGACTATCTGTTAACCAAGAACTTCTCTGCATTTGTTTCGCTAAACAATGTGTTCGGAAAACAGTATCAACGTTACCAGTACTACCCGCAACAGGGCCTGAACTTTATTGGAGGATTGTCATTTTCTTTTTAA